From Caldisericota bacterium, the proteins below share one genomic window:
- a CDS encoding ABC transporter permease, whose translation MKDVLKRVVFGKREKYWWMNALVPLVSILLAFIVGAIFIKITGRSPVVAYKLLFGASGLFPGPYWKSHFAEMLIASSMYIATGFGFAIAAKGGLFNIGAEGHFIVGGIAAAYLGYAKPFAGLPKFIHLPLIIVGVMLAGGIWGAIAGYLKAKRGIHEVITTIMLNWIALYLIEAWLVIGPMEAAVETGISGTPYISLSAKLPKILPPTRLNISIIIILAVTFLIWYLFYKTTFGYEIRTMGHTLIFGMEAPKAAGINVERRTIQTMFIAGAVAALGGAFMVLGVLFQYPPIFEGGYGFDGIAVALIGQNEPLGVVLAGILIGALRTGATTVQLAHIPKTFPSIIEGFTVGFIALQMLIRYWIMKLIQGRKKSVQTEMGEDAK comes from the coding sequence ATGAAAGATGTATTAAAAAGGGTTGTTTTTGGGAAAAGAGAAAAATATTGGTGGATGAATGCTTTAGTTCCTTTAGTTTCTATTTTACTTGCATTTATTGTAGGAGCGATTTTTATAAAAATTACGGGTAGGAGTCCAGTTGTTGCATATAAATTATTGTTTGGGGCATCAGGTTTGTTTCCTGGTCCTTACTGGAAAAGCCATTTTGCAGAAATGCTTATTGCTTCTTCTATGTATATCGCGACTGGTTTTGGATTTGCAATTGCTGCAAAAGGAGGCCTGTTTAATATCGGGGCAGAAGGCCATTTTATTGTTGGTGGCATTGCTGCTGCTTACCTTGGATATGCAAAGCCATTTGCGGGTTTACCAAAATTTATTCATTTGCCTCTTATTATTGTGGGTGTTATGCTTGCAGGAGGTATTTGGGGGGCCATTGCAGGATACTTAAAGGCAAAACGGGGCATACATGAGGTTATTACGACAATTATGCTGAATTGGATTGCCTTATATCTTATTGAGGCGTGGCTTGTTATTGGCCCTATGGAAGCAGCAGTTGAAACAGGTATTTCAGGTACGCCATATATCAGTTTGTCCGCCAAATTGCCCAAAATTCTTCCCCCAACACGGCTTAATATCAGTATTATCATTATCCTGGCAGTGACGTTTTTAATTTGGTATTTGTTTTATAAAACAACATTTGGATATGAAATACGTACTATGGGCCATACATTAATTTTTGGTATGGAGGCCCCAAAAGCAGCTGGAATAAATGTTGAGAGAAGAACTATTCAAACGATGTTTATCGCAGGTGCTGTTGCAGCGCTAGGCGGTGCATTTATGGTGTTAGGCGTTCTCTTCCAGTATCCTCCTATATTTGAAGGAGGATACGGATTTGATGGAATTGCTGTTGCTTTGATTGGTCAGAATGAACCGTTGGGAGTTGTACTTGCAGGCATATTAATAGGAGCGTTAAGAACAGGTGCTACTACTGTTCAACTTGCCCATATCCCAAAAACATTTCCTTCTATTATAGAGGGTTTTACTGTTGGATTTATTGCTCTCCAGATGCTTATAAGGTATTGGATTATGAAACTTATACAGGGAAGGAAAAAATCTGTTCAAACTGAAATGGGAGAAGACGCAAAATGA